DNA from Malus sylvestris chromosome 11, drMalSylv7.2, whole genome shotgun sequence:
AGTCTTCCTCGGATATCTGCATCAAACGGTGAACTGGAAGAGTACCCATCACAGACGCAACGCTTTCATTACGTGTTGTGACAATGATTTTACTTCATGTGCTCCAAATTCAAGGGGATGCCTTAAAATATCCCAGTGAATGTAGTTCTCATTCCAGACATCGTCAAGAACAAAGAGAAACTTCTTCCCTGTCAAAGCTTCCTTAAGTATAACCTGAGCAGATTTAGGTCGGCGATATCACAAGTTCGTGAAGTGACGAAGCCACATATTACTTGTGTGACTCTAACAATGTCAAATTCGTCTGAAACACAAACCCACGCTAGAAGGTCAAAATGCTGCTTCACTCTTACATCGTTGTATACATGCTGAGCAACGGTAGTCTTCCCGATCCCGCCCATACCCACTATAGGAATGACACTTATCCTATCGTCGATCACATCATCGGATAACAAAAGTTTAGTGATCCTCTCCTTGTCCTCTTCTCTTCCATACACACTTGAATCTTCCACCAAAGAAGTTGCAAGTAATCTCATCTTTGTTCTATgggcgacacctattttcaaatCGAGGACATCTTTTTCCTGTGCAATAAAATCCAGTCTCTCAAAAATTTCCTCTATCTTGGGCTCTATTCCTTCgtcaaaagaaagaaaggaatcaGAGAAAAGTTGTTGTACCTTACTGATGCTACTTCCAGATTGATCAGCTTCCAACTTGCGCTTTAGTACTTCTGTTTTGATGTCACTCAACAGTTCCTCAGCATCGTAGACCGCATCATTAAGCTCATCGAGCCACTCCTTCACGTCGGAGTTGATAATTTGCT
Protein-coding regions in this window:
- the LOC126591399 gene encoding putative disease resistance RPP13-like protein 1, which codes for MALEVVGGAFLSALFQEVFRKMASREVMDYMQGKKQTQNDAEEKQIINSDVKEWLDELNDAVYDAEELLSDIKTEVLKRKLEADQSGSSISKVQQLFSDSFLSFDEGIEPKIEEIFERLDFIAQEKDVLDLKIGVAHRTKMRLLATSLVEDSSVYGREEDKERITKLLLSDDVIDDRISVIPIVGMGGIGKTTVAQHVYNDVRVKQHFDLLAWVCVSDEFDIVRVTQVICGFVTSRTCDIADLNLLRLYLRKL